In Methylobacterium sp. WL1, the sequence AGTGGCAGGTCGGTGCCGTCGCGTTCGGATCGAGCGACCTTCCGACCGGCGTGTCCAGCGACCGGCCGCAGGGGCAGATCGCCGTGGGCGGCCTGGTCGGGTACAATTTCGGGCCGGTGAACCTGCAGGCCTACCTCACCCGCGACGTGGCCCAGCGCAACTATCGCGGCCGCGAGACCCGCGGCTGGCTGCGGGTGATCGTACCGCTCTACCAGCAGGATGCGAGCGAGGTCGAACCGAACCGCACCCTGGTGACCCGCCGACAGGCCGAGTAGCCGGGGCGAGGCTCAACCGTGCGTGGGCGAGGCCAGAGCGCGGCTGCCGGACGGGCTGAGTTCCCGCGTCAAGCGTGCGCGAAGGGCGGCCTGCTTGGCGCGCACCATGCCTGGGAGGAGGAACAGGTCGACGACGACCCAGATGAATCCGATCAGGATGCAGTTGAGGACGCTCTGAAGGATCGCAGAGCCTGTGCGCCCGAGATAAAATCGGTGCGCGGAGAAGACGCCCAAGAAAAACCAGAGCAGGTAGGCCAGGACGACGCTCAGCCCTTCGTTGGTCACGCGCTGCTCGATCAGGATCTTCTCTTGCGTGGTCGATTCCATTTGCCCCGAGCCCCCCGTTGTTACGGTTAAGCTTGGGGCAGCCGTTTGCCGAAAGCAGGATTGGGCCGGCGGGTTGATCCGCCGGCCCGGCCGTCGTCAGCCGTGCACCAGCACGTTGCGGAACTGCCAGGGATCGCTGGTGTCGATGTCCTCCGGGAACAGGCCCGGGCGGTCGGTGAGCGGGGTCCAGTCGGTGTAGACGCCCACGACCGGGCCGAGATACGGGGTCTGGACCTCCAGGCAGCGGCGGAAATCCATCTCGTCCGCCTCGACGATGCCGGCCTCCGGGTTCTCCAGGGCCCAAACCATGCCGGCGAGCACCGCCGAGGTCACCTGCAGGCCGGTGGCGTTCTGGTAGGGGGCGATCCGCCGGGTCTCCTCGATGGAGAGCTGCGAGCCGTACCAGTAGGCGTTCTTGGCGTGGCCGTAGACGAGCACACCCAGCTCGTCGATGCCGTCGACGATCTCGGTCTCGTCGAGGATGTGCTGCTGCTCCTGCACCTTGGCGGCCTTGCCGAACATCTCGTGGAGCGAGAGCACGGCGTCGTCGGCCGGGTGATAGGCGTAGTGGCAGGTCGGGCGGAACACCGGCTTATCGCCCTCGCGCACCGTGTAGTAGTCGGCGATCGAGATCGCCTCGTTGTGGGTCACCAGGAAGCCGAACTGCGAGCCGGCGGTGGGTACCCAGCTCCGCACCCGCGTGTCGGCGCCCGGCTGCAGCAGGTAGATCGCGCAGCGCGAGCCCTTCTCCTGCTCGCGCGCATTGGCCGGCATCCAGGTCTCGTGCGTGCCCCAGCCGAGCTCGGCCG encodes:
- a CDS encoding TM2 domain-containing protein codes for the protein MESTTQEKILIEQRVTNEGLSVVLAYLLWFFLGVFSAHRFYLGRTGSAILQSVLNCILIGFIWVVVDLFLLPGMVRAKQAALRARLTRELSPSGSRALASPTHG